One window of Microbacterium sediminis genomic DNA carries:
- a CDS encoding sugar-transfer associated ATP-grasp domain-containing protein, which translates to MPLALGPKLRYLVGRARRIDIGSVIERAKEAHDQHGKAVPAVVVDMLWSAAKHDVAFQDYVDYDFAMLTKQERATFMTHPVSMQLAARFSKPEGRAIFEDKIAFNKRFADHLRREWMVVTDDNAEEVRAFVERHGTVIAKVPVSHMGLGVRRYHAADVEDWAGFHKRLLESDEILLEEVIRQHDDIAAYCPGTVNTTRIVAFFDGTDVHIIAVAQKFGRGAVSDQMSYGGFYTMLDPETGHALSAGYDSHGHVHETHPDSGLRIADFQLPRFDEAVALIDRAARVVPEVQYAGWDVVVTNDGVDLVEGNWGVGVYENKPSVSGVRTGNKPRYRAAMGF; encoded by the coding sequence ATGCCCCTCGCTCTCGGACCCAAGCTGCGCTACCTCGTGGGGCGCGCCCGCCGCATCGACATCGGCTCGGTGATCGAGCGAGCGAAGGAGGCCCACGACCAGCACGGCAAGGCGGTCCCGGCGGTCGTCGTCGACATGCTGTGGTCGGCGGCGAAGCACGACGTCGCCTTCCAGGACTACGTCGACTACGACTTCGCGATGCTCACCAAGCAGGAGCGCGCGACGTTCATGACCCACCCCGTGTCGATGCAGCTCGCGGCGCGCTTCTCGAAGCCGGAGGGCCGTGCGATCTTCGAGGACAAGATCGCCTTCAACAAGCGCTTCGCCGATCACCTGCGTCGCGAGTGGATGGTCGTCACCGACGACAACGCCGAGGAGGTGCGGGCGTTCGTCGAGCGGCACGGCACGGTGATCGCGAAGGTTCCCGTGAGCCACATGGGGCTCGGCGTGCGCCGCTATCACGCCGCCGATGTCGAGGACTGGGCCGGGTTCCACAAGCGGCTGCTCGAGAGCGACGAGATCCTCCTCGAGGAGGTCATCCGCCAGCACGACGACATCGCCGCCTACTGCCCCGGCACGGTGAACACGACGCGCATCGTGGCGTTCTTCGACGGCACCGACGTGCACATCATCGCCGTGGCCCAGAAGTTCGGCCGCGGCGCGGTGAGCGACCAGATGTCGTACGGCGGCTTCTACACGATGCTCGACCCCGAGACCGGGCACGCGCTGAGCGCCGGCTACGACTCGCACGGGCACGTTCACGAGACCCACCCCGACTCGGGCCTGCGCATCGCGGACTTCCAGCTGCCGCGCTTCGACGAGGCGGTCGCGCTGATCGATCGCGCGGCGCGGGTCGTGCCCGAGGTGCAGTACGCCGGCTGGGACGTGGTCGTCACCAACGACGGCGTCGACCTCGTCGAGGGCAATTGGGGCGTGGGCGTGTACGAGAACAAGCCCAGCGTCTCGGGCGTGCGCACGGGCAACAAGCCGCGCTACCGCGCCGCCATGGGGTTCTGA
- a CDS encoding coenzyme F420-0:L-glutamate ligase, with protein MSAAANEGKALEVVVDGTTYQRIPLKTRVIMPGDELDEVIASYAADHVRDGDILFVTEKIVAIMQGRSYQMSEIQARPLARFLSKYVTKTAYGIGLGIPETMEFALREVGTPRILFAAAVSAVTKLFGRRGDFYRIAGDKARAIDGPTPGTIPPYNTAVVLGPERPREVAAHVRSLLKADAQVAVVDINDLGGNILGSTLGRDGEKRLVRILKDNPLGQGHQSTPLGIIRAL; from the coding sequence GTGAGCGCGGCGGCGAACGAGGGCAAGGCCCTCGAGGTCGTCGTCGACGGCACCACGTACCAGCGCATCCCGCTCAAGACCCGGGTCATCATGCCCGGCGACGAGCTGGATGAGGTCATCGCGTCGTACGCGGCGGATCACGTGCGGGATGGCGACATCCTCTTCGTGACCGAGAAGATCGTGGCGATCATGCAGGGCCGCTCGTACCAGATGAGCGAGATCCAGGCACGGCCGCTGGCGCGATTCCTCTCCAAGTACGTCACCAAGACGGCGTACGGCATCGGCCTCGGCATCCCCGAGACGATGGAGTTCGCCCTGCGCGAGGTCGGCACGCCCCGCATCCTCTTCGCCGCGGCCGTGTCGGCCGTGACGAAGCTGTTCGGGCGCCGCGGCGACTTCTACCGCATCGCCGGCGACAAGGCCCGCGCGATCGACGGCCCCACGCCCGGCACCATCCCGCCGTACAACACGGCCGTGGTGCTCGGTCCGGAGCGGCCGCGCGAGGTCGCGGCGCACGTGAGGTCGCTTCTCAAGGCCGACGCGCAGGTCGCCGTGGTCGACATCAACGACCTCGGTGGGAACATCCTCGGCTCCACGCTCGGACGCGACGGCGAGAAGCGCCTCGTGCGGATCCTCAAGGACAACCCGCTCGGGCAGGGCCACCAGTCCACACCGCTCGGCATCATCCGCGCACTCTGA
- a CDS encoding RNA polymerase sigma factor, translating into MTTATKTPRKSATKTTAKASDETVEETTEAADAPKKAPAKRATKTAAAKTAAKAPAKKTTAKKKADADDPEDIEPDEEIVDEAPVTEAIEVVADAEGETEEEEAAPKPATEPLPTGAIVISQADEEEVPVYSTQITGATADPVKDYLKQIGKVPLLNAAEEVDLAMRIEAGLFAEEKLSKMSAAEKSSQLGLDLQWVARDGQRAKSHLLGANLRLVVSLAKRYTGRGMQFLDLIQEGNLGLIRAVEKFDYTKGFKFSTYATWWIRQAITRAMADQARTIRIPVHMVEVINKLARVQRQMLQDLGREPTPEELSKELDMTPEKVIEVQKYGREPISLHTPLGEDGDSEFGDLIEDTEAVVPADAVGFTMLQRQLESLLDSLSEREAGVIRMRFGLGDGQPKTLDQIGDTFGVTRERIRQIESKTMAKLRHPSRSQSLRDYLE; encoded by the coding sequence GTGACCACTGCCACGAAGACCCCGCGCAAGAGCGCGACGAAGACCACGGCGAAGGCGAGCGACGAGACCGTCGAGGAGACGACCGAGGCCGCCGACGCCCCGAAGAAGGCGCCCGCCAAGCGCGCCACCAAGACCGCCGCCGCGAAGACCGCGGCGAAGGCTCCGGCCAAGAAGACCACGGCCAAGAAGAAGGCCGACGCCGACGATCCCGAGGACATCGAGCCCGACGAGGAGATCGTCGACGAGGCCCCGGTGACCGAGGCCATCGAGGTCGTCGCCGATGCCGAGGGCGAGACCGAGGAAGAGGAGGCCGCGCCGAAGCCGGCGACCGAGCCCCTGCCGACCGGCGCCATCGTCATCTCGCAGGCCGACGAGGAGGAGGTGCCGGTCTATTCGACGCAGATCACCGGCGCCACCGCCGACCCGGTCAAGGACTACCTCAAGCAGATCGGCAAGGTTCCGCTGCTGAACGCGGCGGAGGAGGTCGACCTCGCCATGCGCATCGAGGCCGGTCTGTTCGCCGAGGAGAAGCTGTCGAAGATGTCGGCGGCCGAGAAGTCGAGCCAGCTCGGCCTCGACCTGCAGTGGGTGGCCCGCGACGGCCAGCGCGCCAAGAGTCACCTGCTCGGCGCCAACCTGCGACTCGTCGTCTCGCTCGCCAAGCGCTACACGGGCCGCGGCATGCAGTTCCTGGACCTGATCCAGGAGGGCAACCTCGGTCTCATCCGCGCGGTCGAGAAGTTCGACTACACCAAGGGCTTCAAGTTCTCGACGTACGCGACCTGGTGGATCCGCCAGGCGATCACGCGCGCCATGGCCGACCAGGCTCGCACGATCCGCATCCCCGTGCACATGGTCGAGGTCATCAACAAGCTCGCCCGCGTGCAGCGCCAGATGCTGCAGGACCTGGGTCGCGAACCCACCCCCGAGGAGCTGTCGAAGGAACTCGACATGACCCCGGAGAAGGTCATCGAGGTGCAGAAGTACGGCCGCGAGCCGATCTCGCTGCACACCCCGCTCGGCGAGGACGGCGACAGCGAGTTCGGTGACCTGATCGAGGACACCGAGGCGGTCGTGCCGGCCGACGCGGTCGGCTTCACGATGCTGCAGCGTCAGCTCGAGAGCCTGCTCGACTCGCTCTCCGAGCGCGAGGCGGGCGTGATCCGCATGCGCTTCGGCCTCGGCGACGGCCAGCCCAAGACCCTCGACCAGATCGGCGACACGTTCGGCGTCACGCGCGAGCGCATCCGCCAGATCGAGTCGAAGACGATGGCGAAGCTGCGCCACCCGAGCCGCTCGCAGTCGCTGCGGGACTACCTCGAGTGA
- a CDS encoding proteasome assembly chaperone family protein: MPPFGPLYERVANAPVVPEGLPLVVLMTGFTDAGGAVSGVIEFAREELDPQLIVKFSNDVLLDYRARRPIVTFDQDHLIDYRPPRLELSLVHDALGQPFLLLAGYEPDFGWDAFARAVLELRDEFDIASVTWVHSIAMPVPHTRTLGVTVSGTRGDLIEAHSIWRPHTQVPATVGHLLEVRLTEAGASVTGFVLLVPHYLADTDYPGATAAALEKLMSSTGLVFALDDLREEDRDYLDRVEEQIESNEELARMVRGLEERYDAYAARLASGAAPSGMGTFDEAALPSADELAAELERYLASRPAEDDKGASS; the protein is encoded by the coding sequence ATGCCCCCATTCGGCCCGCTGTACGAGAGAGTCGCGAACGCCCCGGTCGTGCCGGAGGGGCTGCCGCTCGTCGTGTTGATGACCGGGTTCACCGACGCCGGGGGAGCGGTCTCCGGGGTGATCGAGTTCGCCCGCGAGGAGCTCGACCCGCAGCTGATCGTCAAGTTCTCCAACGACGTGCTGCTCGACTACCGGGCGCGCCGCCCGATCGTCACGTTCGATCAGGACCACCTCATCGACTACCGGCCGCCGCGCCTGGAGCTCTCGCTCGTGCACGACGCGCTCGGGCAGCCGTTCCTGCTGCTGGCCGGCTACGAGCCCGACTTCGGGTGGGACGCGTTCGCCCGCGCGGTGCTCGAGCTGCGCGACGAGTTCGACATCGCGTCGGTCACCTGGGTCCACTCGATCGCGATGCCGGTGCCGCACACGCGCACGCTCGGCGTCACCGTGAGCGGCACGCGGGGCGACCTCATCGAGGCGCACTCCATCTGGCGCCCCCACACGCAGGTGCCGGCGACGGTCGGGCATCTCCTCGAGGTGCGCCTCACCGAGGCGGGCGCGTCGGTGACCGGCTTCGTGCTGCTCGTGCCGCACTACCTCGCGGACACCGACTACCCCGGGGCGACCGCGGCGGCCCTGGAGAAGCTCATGAGCTCGACGGGGCTCGTGTTCGCCCTCGACGACCTGCGCGAGGAGGACCGCGACTACCTCGACCGCGTCGAGGAGCAGATTGAGTCGAACGAGGAGCTGGCGCGCATGGTCCGCGGCCTCGAGGAGCGCTACGACGCCTACGCCGCCCGCCTCGCCAGCGGCGCGGCCCCCTCGGGCATGGGCACCTTCGACGAGGCCGCCCTGCCGAGCGCCGACGAGCTGGCCGCCGAGCTGGAGCGGTATCTCGCCTCGCGGCCCGCGGAGGACGACAAGGGCGCCTCGTCCTGA